accCGATTTCTGCACTGCCCGCACATTCCAGTCGTGATTATATCTGcgggtcgatcgacgtgCAAGAATTCGTGTACACCCTGTCGTTcttctatttcatttttttttcaaccttTATTCTTACAGACTGTTACTTGTACAAGTTGGCCGTACGCTTTCTCATtacattttatatttttggaaagcCTGAAATTCTCAAAGATTGTCGGGATATACTTCTAAGAATGGACGGCTTGAAAGAGAGGAAAGAGGCATTTGTAACTGGACTCACCGGGGGTACAATTACAGATGTGTATGTGGTCACATCTATATCGGCAGTTTCATACTTGATCTGGTGCAtcatcaagaaaagaacaaatttatttgagaATCCACGGTCGGTACTCAGCCAATTGCTTGATTTTTTACTTAACTGGAACAACTTGTTATTGGCAGTGACTATATATGCGAATAACATCGCGCTCTTGACATTCTTAATCATAATTCCTGCTGTTTTCATTTTGCTGACATcgaaatcaaaaaagtaTGTTCAAAGGGTTATTAGGATCAATTTTAAAACACTTACAGTGAAGGAATATCTTCCATTTAAATCATACATCACGATATACAGGTCTCAAATGATGATTCTTACGTGTATTTGCATTCTTGCCGTGGATTTTCCAATCTTTCCCAGAAGATTCGCAAAAGTGGAAACTTGGGGTACTAGCTTGATGGATTTGGGAGTGGGatcatttgcattttcaatGGGAGTTATTACTGCCAGAGCTTATCTTCGCCAGCATTTCCttggaaaatattcatATTTCAGGAATCTTTTCCGCGCAATCAAAGGATCTCTTCCTATTCTTGGACTGGGTGTTTTCAGATTGTTGAgtgtgaaatatttcaactATCAGGAGCACGTTACTGAATATGGCAAATATtggaatttctttttcactttgGGATGTCTTCCACCCCTTACTAATCTTCTCTCCCCAATAATCTTGAAGGTTTCTCCATTAATTTTAAGTCTCACAATTGGTACTACATACGAATACATCCTTACCAATAGAGGATTGATGCGGTATATTATCTCGAGCCCAAGAGTGGATTTTCTATCCGATAATAAGGAAGGTATCTTCTCATTGATCGGATACTTCTGCATTTGTCTTAACGGTCTTGCTTTAGGATCGATGATTTTAACTGTGGTTCCAACACCACACAATCTTACTAAAATGACTAGCTCGCGTGAGGATTTGATGGCTTATCATAAATCGGGAAAAAAGAGCTGTGATTTCACCTTTACCCCCGTTCAAGGACTTACTCTCATATCACTTCTATATCATGTCTTATACTTACTGGGTGACAAATGCTATAAATACGGCGTTTCTAGAAGAATGACCAACATGCTTTACGTTCTCTGGGTCTCGGCTTATAATAGTacctttttgctttgctaCAAACTCATTGAAAACTTTGTCTGGGGAGATGTTAAAGTCCAGTATGTTGACGATAAAACATCTGccaaaaagccaaaaaacACCGATTTGAGTGTTATTGATCCTTCTGTATCCGTTCCTAGTGCTCTGACGGCTGTCAATAATAACAGTTTGGTTCTTTTCTTGGTTGCCAATCTCTTAACTGGTGTTATCAACATGAGTTATGATACATTAGATTCCTCAGACTGGTCTGGAATTCTTGTTCTTATGGGTTATACCTTTATTTTATCGACATTTACAATGGTGCTGTATCATCTGGGAATTAAGCTTAGGTGAGCATTATATTACTTTCAATACCAATAGTGTATATTAGAAAGATGATGTagtagaagaaaaaaatgaggagAAACGTGCTGCGCGCGGCTTAAGTAGAATTGTAagtaacttttttttattttatttttatttttatttttttgtcattCGCAATTTAACGGTCAGAGCTTATCATGATTTAATATCTAGAAGTGATAGTGTACTAATAGAAACCTGCTGTACTTGATAAATACTACTACCATTAACGGTAACAATATCGTATAAAACACAATTGACAAAATGCCCCTATCTGAAGAAGTAAGTTTGATCAAGATGTGTTGATACTGAATGAACTTATTACTAACTGCACATTCTTACAGATCTTATTTAAAACGGCACTTAAGATGACGTCGTCAAAGCTTCGATTTAAAGCCAATAAGACAAGAACTTTGAACAAAATGGCCTTAGGGTCTGTTTCAAAGGATTTAAAAAGTTTGGCTGGTACCAAAGGGCCAAAATTCGACAGAGGACTTTTACTTATCAAGATACGGATTTCAAAACTAGTCAACGATGATAACACGGCAGATATTTACGAAATCCTTGTAGTTGATTGTGAATTAATGCTTTCGAAATTGAACAGATTGTTAAGTGTGAGACATGACAGGAAGAATGAGGAAATTCAAGGAGGTGATGAAACTGTGAATAAGTTAGcaagaaagatgatgttTGCCTCAAATTACGTGAACATCAAGGAATTTAAGAAGCTTGTGACTCTTCTCATCAATAAATACGGTAAATTGTATTATGAAGAGGCTGTCCAAAATTATGGGTTGGATGAAACGTCAAAAGCGGATGAAGACTTCAGAAAGAAATGTACAGAAGATAATGTCGATGAGTTGACAGAAATGTACCTGAAAGAGTTTTGTGACACATACAAGATTGATTTATATGGGGAGGGGTTGTACAAAGATGAAAGTAATTCgagtgatgatgattcggATGGTGATATAGCTGAGAAGGAGGACGAGAACAAAAGTGTAAATGGTAATGACAAGAATGACAAAAACCAAAGCAAAAAGGGAGATGACATGGATGATCTCAAGAAGAGATTTGAAGCATTGAAGAGAATTTAGATACATGACagggaaataaagaagatttaaaataataaaagaatGTACATTAAGATAGAAGAAGAGTACAAAGTAAGTATATAGCAGTAAAAAGTAAATGATGCGAACTACCTGCGGGTAGTATgtagagaagaagaagaaaaaaagggacCTAAGTCTAAATTAGTATTATCCATCAGCATTCATATTGTTTTCAATGAGTTCATAAGGTATCAACATAGGGTCCCTTCAATTTAAAAAGTCCTTTAACGTGATCGGTCTACCGTCACTGACCATGGCCTCTGAATTTCCATAAAACAAAgctcttttatttaaagCTCTGGCATGTCTAGGCTCACACATCTGTTCATCAACGTTATCCAGGCATGCCAAGTTGAGATTATCGCTGTTGTATCTATATGGGAAAACAAGGTTGTGACGGCGGCGTCCAAGACTTATTGAGGAATCATCCGATGGCACGTCTATCTTAAGATAATCGGAAATCCTGATAGATGTTTCTGGAATCATCGAAGGCTTGTTATACTGGGGTAACTCCAGTGGGTAGCATGAAGCAAATTCTGGTTGGCTTGTCTCATCTGCCAATAATTTGAACGAAGATGTAGGAGAAATGAGATCACAATCGCTGGAGTTTCTgttgaaagatgaagaatcGAATGTTTCCTCATCCTGCTGATTTCCACTATCCAGTGAAAGATCATCTGAACTGTAATCAGCAAGAGACTTGTCAAGTGATGCATTTACTTCTGTTCTTGAACCGCGCTCAAGTTCAAACAGATCGGTACTGGTTGCAGTATCATCCATTTCCTTAGCAAGTCTTATCAAATGATCCACAGGTTCCAAACCAGTTGGAACTTCGGACAAGGTTTTTTTCACCTGCTCCGGATCTTTCTGACTCTTTCTTGTGTAAGCTCCACCGCGTTTTATGGCCAATGATTTGTCAGATTCATCATAAATCTCTAGACAATCACTCAAGTCAGAAAGATTATCGCTGttctcatcttcttccatttttcttccaagCTCAATCATCTGCCTTTGTTTCTGAAGTCTTATTTCAGAGTCTGCGTCGATTCTGAGAGATGATGGATGTGGAACACAGTTCGTTTGCTTGAAGAAATTATTGAAGCAAGATCTAAAGTCGCGTCTTGAGCATCTCTTCTTACCCTGTTTGTCATCTTCCTCGATCTTGATTCCCCTTAATTTTCCAGATTCTGCACTTTCTTCATAGTCTGAAGTTGAAGTCACATCACTCAACTCCGATTCTTCTTGGTTCTCGTCAAACAGgccttcatcatcttcggACAATTCTGGTGATAATGGTTCGATATTTGAATAGGAGGATTTCTTGTGTTTTGGCGACAACTTTAACTTTAGCGTGATTTTAGACTTCGACTTCGATTTGTTCTTTTGTTTCGTCTTTGATTTACACTTTGCTTTCGAAATCCTTCTTCGCTTCAAGTTGTGTGTCGATTGCTTCGACTTTGATTGCGATTCTGCCAATCCTCTCTTTCTAGTTGTTAAGCGTGGCATGCTTGTGAATTTTCAGTGGCTAGCTTCTCGAATATGTAGATAGCACTCCAGTGGACCAATGTTGCACCTAGGTAATTAACTtaaggaaaagaatatgatGCTTTTAACGTCTTGGCTTCACATCAATTCCCCTATAAACTATTTTGCAGTCGTCAAATAGATAATCGCTACATCTCGAATGAacaatagaagaaaattttttacaAACGAAAGCGGCAAAGTCTAATCGTTACAACAATGAAATTAAttgatttaaaaaaatttttgaaaattttttgaagaaaaacttAACAATAGAAACgtgaaggaaaaagtagaaaCCGTTTCGATTGTTAAGCAGAAATGGCTTACTACTAAGGTTGGTGAGGTAGAAACatcagaaaaataaaacgtACTCAGACAATATATTCGACCCTATAAAACAAGAACACGATCCTGAATACAGTGTCAATTCCATCTAGACTCAAAGCTTTTTCTCCTACTTTACCTGGTTTAAAATCATCAAGTTGAATTTGCTTTTACGTCGAATTTCTACGCATACTTTGAATATTGGTGAAAGGCAATCCGCTTATTGAAACTTCTCCGTTCACTTTGGAGGCGATGATGTCTAACAAAGTAACTCGATATTATTCCAACGGGAAATTTTATAATTATCCGGCACCAATCCTCAATGGCATCTCCTATTGTAGGTGGaggaaaaagtaaaaaaaaaaaaagtgaaaaaaaaaaatacgacAGAGCCATTCGGCACTACCACATAGTGCAATTAATTATCTCTATTTACATTATGTACCCAATATTTACATGTATTAAATGAAGGCAAATAAAAAACCACAGATATTTACAAAAGAAACACGATAAAATCAAGCACCGCTGAAACTTAGAAAATGGAcagcaaaagaaagagtaaaaataaaaatgtcTGATATTATGAGCTGCAACCAGGAAATTTAAAAGTCAGCAAAGGAACCGATGCAGGTGTATTAATTAATTAGCACACTGTAGTCTGAACCTCGATCTATCAGTTTTTCGGCTTGTCCGCAGtcttttcatccttctttCCATCGCTGtcaccattttcctttttttttggttcaGCCTTCAGAGCCAACTTGTTCTTCTCAACATGAACAGTCACCTCCATATTATCTCTGATATCACCAGTGAGAATCATCTTTGACATTGGATTCAACAATGCTCTTTTAATTAATCTGTTAAGAGGTCTTGCACCGTACTGAGGCTCGTATCCATTTTGTGCAAGCCAGTCCTTAGCTTTGTCTGTAAGCTTTAGTACAATTCTCCTATCATCAAGTCTCTGTTGGATTTCCTTAACCCTCAAGTCGACGATTCTTCTAAGAGCTTTCTGTGAcaacttgttgaaaatCACAACATCGTCAATTCTGTTAATAAACTCCGGTGGATAAGTACTCTTTAACAAGGCCTCGATCTTCTGCTTGTCAGGATGATCCGAAAGCATTATATCTTGGCCAATGTTCGAAGTCATGATGATCAAAGTATTACGGAAATCGACATGATTACCTTGAGAATCGGTCAAGGTTCCTTCATCCAACACCTGTAAAAGCAACTTGGAAATGTCTGGATGTGCCTTCTCAAACTCATCAAACAAGACAACCGAATAAGGTCTTCTTCTCACCTGCTCAGTCAACTCACCACCTTCTTCGTAACCCACATACGATGGTGGAGCACCTATTAACCTCATAACGGAATGCTTTTCCTGGAATTCTGACATGTCGAATCTGATAATTGCATTCTCATCATCGAATAAGAACTCAGAAAGGGCCTTTGTAAGCTCAGTCTTACCAGTACCAGTTGGACCTAAGAACATGAAGGATGCAATTGGACGTTTTTCGCTGATCAATCCCGCACGCTGCATTCTGATGGCATCAGAAATGGCTGTTATTGCTTCGTCTTGACCAATAACGCGATTCCTCAACGCTTTTTCCATAAACAGCAACTTATCCTTCTCTCCACGCATCATATTTTGCACTGGAATTCCAGTAGCCCTCGAAACGACCATGGCTATATCATCTGAAGTAACAGATTCATGTAGAAGAGGACCTGCAccatcatct
The sequence above is a segment of the Brettanomyces bruxellensis chromosome 6, complete sequence genome. Coding sequences within it:
- a CDS encoding uncharacterized protein (BUSCO:EOG09264FWI) — protein: MDGLKERKEAFVTGLTGGTITDVYVVTSISAVSYLIWCIIKKRTNLFENPRSVLSQLLDFLLNWNNLLLAVTIYANNIALLTFLIIIPAVFILLTSKSKKYVQRVIRINFKTLTVKEYLPFKSYITIYRSQMMILTCICILAVDFPIFPRRFAKVETWGTSLMDLGVGSFAFSMGVITARAYLRQHFLGKYSYFRNLFRAIKGSLPILGLGVFRLLSVKYFNYQEHVTEYGKYWNFFFTLGCLPPLTNLLSPIILKVSPLILSLTIGTTYEYILTNRGLMRYIISSPRVDFLSDNKEGIFSLIGYFCICLNGLALGSMILTVVPTPHNLTKMTSSREDLMAYHKSGKKSCDFTFTPVQGLTLISLLYHVLYLLGDKCYKYGVSRRMTNMLYVLWVSAYNSTFLLCYKLIENFVWGDVKVQYVDDKTSAKKPKNTDLSVIDPSVSVPSALTAVNNNSLVLFLVANLLTGVINMSYDTLDSSDWSGILVLMGYTFILSTFTMVLYHLGIKLR